A region of Gadus morhua chromosome 18, gadMor3.0, whole genome shotgun sequence DNA encodes the following proteins:
- the LOC115530886 gene encoding receptor-type tyrosine-protein phosphatase epsilon isoform X3 — MRKSGFASFRWGRNQRKAAVTTVVKKVPNGFLEEQEFGYSSDTVYTILPSEGQTVVLLASPPAPAAVYHPIPVERLEDEYRLRSADDGKLFREEYNSLPGISTQGTCEEANKETNKEKNRYPNILPFDHSRVLLTQQEGDPCSDYVNASYINGYTEENKFIAAQGPKEDTVVDFWRMIWEQKVATVVMLTNLKERKEDKCYQYWPDQGCWTYGNVRVAVEDFTVLVDYTIRKFCVQYQGNDSSKTPRLVTQLHFTSWPDFGVPFSPIGMLKFLKKVKTVNPSFAGPIAVHCSAGVGRTGTFIVIDAMIDMTHAEQKVDVFGFVTKIREQRSQLVQTDMQYSFIYQALLEYFLYGDTELDVSSLEGHLLRLHNTHAPLDRVGLEEEFRKLTNMRIMKENMRTGNLPANMKKNRVLQIIPYDFNRVILSMRRGQEFTDYINASFIDGYRQKDYFIATQGPLAHTVQDFWRMAWEWKCHSIVMLTELQEREQDKCLKYWPSEESVTYGDYTVEIKADTLCDAFSLKDLVLTYGPEKQTRTIRHFHFHGWPEIGIPADGKGMIDIIAAVQRQQQQSGNNPIVVHCSAGAGRTGTFIALSNILERVKAEGLLDVFQTVKSLRMQRPHMVQTVEQYDFCYRVVQDFVDIFSDYANFK, encoded by the exons ATGAGAAAGAGCGGCTTTGCAAGCTTCAGATG GGGAAGAAACCAGCGAAAAGCAGCAGTCACCACGGTCGTCAAGAAGGTACCCAATGGATTTCTGGAAGAACAAG aatTTGGATACAGCAGTGATACGGTATACACCATTCTCCCATCAG AAGGACAGACGGTGGTGCTGCTAGCCAGCCCGCCCGCCCCGGCCGCCGTGTACCACCCCATCCCCGTTGAGCGGCTGGAGGACGAGTACCGGCTGCGCTCCGCCGACGACGGCAAGCTGTTCCGCGAGGAGTACAAC TCGTTGCCGGGGATCTCCACCCAGGGAACCTGTGAGGAGGCCAACAAGGAGACCAACAAGGAGAAGAACCGATACCCCAACATCCTTCCCT TCGACCACTCCAGAGTGTTGCTGACCCAGCAGGAAGGAGATCCCTGTTCGGACTATGTCAACGCCTCGTACATTAAT GGCTACACAGAGGAGAACAAATTCATTGCTGCACAAG GACCCAAGGAGGACACTGTGGTGGACTTCTGGAGGATGATCTGGGAGCAGAAGGTGGCCACCGTGGTCATGCTGACCAAcctgaaggagaggaaggag GACAAGTGCTACCAGTACTGGCCTGACCAGGGCTGCTGGACCTACGGGAACGTCCGTGTGGCCGTGGAGGACTTCACCGTCCTGGTGGACTATACCATCCGCAAGTTCTGTGTGCAATAT CAGGGTAATGACAGCTCCAAGACCCCACGGCTGGTCACCCAGCTGCACTTCACCAGCTGGCCCGACTTCGGGGTCCCCTTCTCCCCCATCGGCATGCTCAAGTTCCTGAAGAAGGTGAAGACGGTGAACCCCTCCTTCGCCGGCCCCATCGCCGTCCACTGCAG tGCCGGAGTGGGCCGGACGGGGACCTTCATCGTGATCGACGCCATGATCGACATGACGCACGCCGAACAGAAGGTCGACGTCTTCGGCTTCGTCACCAAGATCCGGGAGCAGCGCTCCCAGCTGGTCCAGACCGAC ATGCAGTACTCGTTCATCTACCAGGCCCTGCTGGAGTACTTCCTGTACGGAGACACGGAGCTGGACGTGTCATCCCTGGAGGGCCACCTGCTGAGGCTGCACAACACCCACGCCCCCCTGGACCGCgtgggcctggaggaggagttCAGG AAACTGACCAACATGCGGATCATGAAGGAGAACATGAGAACAGGGAACCTTCCAGCCAACATGAAGAAGAACCGGGTTCTGCAGATCATTCCCT ACGACTTCAACCGCGTGATTCTGTCGATGCGCCGGGGCCAGGAGTTCACCGACTACATCAACGCCTCCTTCATCGAC ggctACCGGCAGAAGGACTACTTCATCGCCACCCAGGGCCCGCTGGCCCACACAGTGCAGGACTTCTGGAGGATGGCCTGGGAGTGGAAGTGTCACTCCATCGTCATGCTCACCGAGCTCCAGGAGAGGGAGCAG gacaaGTGTCTGAAGTACTGGCCCTCGGAGGAGTCGGTGACCTACGGCGACTACACGGTGGAGATCAAGGCCGACACGCTGTGTGACGCCTTCAGCCTCAAGGACCTGGTACTCACCTACGGCCCG GAGAAGCAGACGCGGACCATCAGACACTTCCACTTCCACGGCTGGCCCGAGATCGGCATCCCGGCCGACGGCAAGGGAATGATCGACATCATCGCCGCCgtgcagcggcagcagcagcagtccggGAATAACCCCATCGTGGTGCACTGCAG TGCGGGTGCTGGTAGGACAGGTACGTTCATTGCGCTCAGCAACATCCTGGAGCGGGTGAAGGCGGAGGGCCTGCTGGACGTCTTCCAGACGGTGAAGAGTTTGCGCATGCAGAGGCCTCACATGGTCCAGACCGTG gAACAGTACGACTTCTGCTACCGGGTGGTACAAGACTTTGTTGACATCTTCTCAGACTATGCCAATTTTAAATAA
- the LOC115530886 gene encoding receptor-type tyrosine-protein phosphatase epsilon isoform X1, with protein sequence MIPVLFLMATTVMSNNSTTGNNTSAPTLSPTTKTPTTQTITIVVVLCLLLLLIGALLAWYFLRGRNQRKAAVTTVVKKVPNGFLEEQEFGYSSDTVYTILPSEGQTVVLLASPPAPAAVYHPIPVERLEDEYRLRSADDGKLFREEYNSLPGISTQGTCEEANKETNKEKNRYPNILPFDHSRVLLTQQEGDPCSDYVNASYINGYTEENKFIAAQGPKEDTVVDFWRMIWEQKVATVVMLTNLKERKEDKCYQYWPDQGCWTYGNVRVAVEDFTVLVDYTIRKFCVQYQGNDSSKTPRLVTQLHFTSWPDFGVPFSPIGMLKFLKKVKTVNPSFAGPIAVHCSAGVGRTGTFIVIDAMIDMTHAEQKVDVFGFVTKIREQRSQLVQTDMQYSFIYQALLEYFLYGDTELDVSSLEGHLLRLHNTHAPLDRVGLEEEFRKLTNMRIMKENMRTGNLPANMKKNRVLQIIPYDFNRVILSMRRGQEFTDYINASFIDGYRQKDYFIATQGPLAHTVQDFWRMAWEWKCHSIVMLTELQEREQDKCLKYWPSEESVTYGDYTVEIKADTLCDAFSLKDLVLTYGPEKQTRTIRHFHFHGWPEIGIPADGKGMIDIIAAVQRQQQQSGNNPIVVHCSAGAGRTGTFIALSNILERVKAEGLLDVFQTVKSLRMQRPHMVQTVEQYDFCYRVVQDFVDIFSDYANFK encoded by the exons ATGATCCCAGTTTTATTTTTGATGGCAACCACGGTAATGTCCAATAACTCAACCACTGGAAACAATACATCAG cACCGACCCTGAGTCCGACCACCAaaacccccaccacccagaCGATCACCATAGTGGTGGTGctctgcctgctgctgctgctgatcggTGCCCTGTTGGCATGGTACTTCCTCAG GGGAAGAAACCAGCGAAAAGCAGCAGTCACCACGGTCGTCAAGAAGGTACCCAATGGATTTCTGGAAGAACAAG aatTTGGATACAGCAGTGATACGGTATACACCATTCTCCCATCAG AAGGACAGACGGTGGTGCTGCTAGCCAGCCCGCCCGCCCCGGCCGCCGTGTACCACCCCATCCCCGTTGAGCGGCTGGAGGACGAGTACCGGCTGCGCTCCGCCGACGACGGCAAGCTGTTCCGCGAGGAGTACAAC TCGTTGCCGGGGATCTCCACCCAGGGAACCTGTGAGGAGGCCAACAAGGAGACCAACAAGGAGAAGAACCGATACCCCAACATCCTTCCCT TCGACCACTCCAGAGTGTTGCTGACCCAGCAGGAAGGAGATCCCTGTTCGGACTATGTCAACGCCTCGTACATTAAT GGCTACACAGAGGAGAACAAATTCATTGCTGCACAAG GACCCAAGGAGGACACTGTGGTGGACTTCTGGAGGATGATCTGGGAGCAGAAGGTGGCCACCGTGGTCATGCTGACCAAcctgaaggagaggaaggag GACAAGTGCTACCAGTACTGGCCTGACCAGGGCTGCTGGACCTACGGGAACGTCCGTGTGGCCGTGGAGGACTTCACCGTCCTGGTGGACTATACCATCCGCAAGTTCTGTGTGCAATAT CAGGGTAATGACAGCTCCAAGACCCCACGGCTGGTCACCCAGCTGCACTTCACCAGCTGGCCCGACTTCGGGGTCCCCTTCTCCCCCATCGGCATGCTCAAGTTCCTGAAGAAGGTGAAGACGGTGAACCCCTCCTTCGCCGGCCCCATCGCCGTCCACTGCAG tGCCGGAGTGGGCCGGACGGGGACCTTCATCGTGATCGACGCCATGATCGACATGACGCACGCCGAACAGAAGGTCGACGTCTTCGGCTTCGTCACCAAGATCCGGGAGCAGCGCTCCCAGCTGGTCCAGACCGAC ATGCAGTACTCGTTCATCTACCAGGCCCTGCTGGAGTACTTCCTGTACGGAGACACGGAGCTGGACGTGTCATCCCTGGAGGGCCACCTGCTGAGGCTGCACAACACCCACGCCCCCCTGGACCGCgtgggcctggaggaggagttCAGG AAACTGACCAACATGCGGATCATGAAGGAGAACATGAGAACAGGGAACCTTCCAGCCAACATGAAGAAGAACCGGGTTCTGCAGATCATTCCCT ACGACTTCAACCGCGTGATTCTGTCGATGCGCCGGGGCCAGGAGTTCACCGACTACATCAACGCCTCCTTCATCGAC ggctACCGGCAGAAGGACTACTTCATCGCCACCCAGGGCCCGCTGGCCCACACAGTGCAGGACTTCTGGAGGATGGCCTGGGAGTGGAAGTGTCACTCCATCGTCATGCTCACCGAGCTCCAGGAGAGGGAGCAG gacaaGTGTCTGAAGTACTGGCCCTCGGAGGAGTCGGTGACCTACGGCGACTACACGGTGGAGATCAAGGCCGACACGCTGTGTGACGCCTTCAGCCTCAAGGACCTGGTACTCACCTACGGCCCG GAGAAGCAGACGCGGACCATCAGACACTTCCACTTCCACGGCTGGCCCGAGATCGGCATCCCGGCCGACGGCAAGGGAATGATCGACATCATCGCCGCCgtgcagcggcagcagcagcagtccggGAATAACCCCATCGTGGTGCACTGCAG TGCGGGTGCTGGTAGGACAGGTACGTTCATTGCGCTCAGCAACATCCTGGAGCGGGTGAAGGCGGAGGGCCTGCTGGACGTCTTCCAGACGGTGAAGAGTTTGCGCATGCAGAGGCCTCACATGGTCCAGACCGTG gAACAGTACGACTTCTGCTACCGGGTGGTACAAGACTTTGTTGACATCTTCTCAGACTATGCCAATTTTAAATAA
- the LOC115530886 gene encoding receptor-type tyrosine-protein phosphatase epsilon isoform X4, producing the protein MRKSGFASFRWGRNQRKAAVTTVVKKVPNGFLEEQEGQTVVLLASPPAPAAVYHPIPVERLEDEYRLRSADDGKLFREEYNSLPGISTQGTCEEANKETNKEKNRYPNILPFDHSRVLLTQQEGDPCSDYVNASYINGYTEENKFIAAQGPKEDTVVDFWRMIWEQKVATVVMLTNLKERKEDKCYQYWPDQGCWTYGNVRVAVEDFTVLVDYTIRKFCVQYQGNDSSKTPRLVTQLHFTSWPDFGVPFSPIGMLKFLKKVKTVNPSFAGPIAVHCSAGVGRTGTFIVIDAMIDMTHAEQKVDVFGFVTKIREQRSQLVQTDMQYSFIYQALLEYFLYGDTELDVSSLEGHLLRLHNTHAPLDRVGLEEEFRKLTNMRIMKENMRTGNLPANMKKNRVLQIIPYDFNRVILSMRRGQEFTDYINASFIDGYRQKDYFIATQGPLAHTVQDFWRMAWEWKCHSIVMLTELQEREQDKCLKYWPSEESVTYGDYTVEIKADTLCDAFSLKDLVLTYGPEKQTRTIRHFHFHGWPEIGIPADGKGMIDIIAAVQRQQQQSGNNPIVVHCSAGAGRTGTFIALSNILERVKAEGLLDVFQTVKSLRMQRPHMVQTVEQYDFCYRVVQDFVDIFSDYANFK; encoded by the exons ATGAGAAAGAGCGGCTTTGCAAGCTTCAGATG GGGAAGAAACCAGCGAAAAGCAGCAGTCACCACGGTCGTCAAGAAGGTACCCAATGGATTTCTGGAAGAACAAG AAGGACAGACGGTGGTGCTGCTAGCCAGCCCGCCCGCCCCGGCCGCCGTGTACCACCCCATCCCCGTTGAGCGGCTGGAGGACGAGTACCGGCTGCGCTCCGCCGACGACGGCAAGCTGTTCCGCGAGGAGTACAAC TCGTTGCCGGGGATCTCCACCCAGGGAACCTGTGAGGAGGCCAACAAGGAGACCAACAAGGAGAAGAACCGATACCCCAACATCCTTCCCT TCGACCACTCCAGAGTGTTGCTGACCCAGCAGGAAGGAGATCCCTGTTCGGACTATGTCAACGCCTCGTACATTAAT GGCTACACAGAGGAGAACAAATTCATTGCTGCACAAG GACCCAAGGAGGACACTGTGGTGGACTTCTGGAGGATGATCTGGGAGCAGAAGGTGGCCACCGTGGTCATGCTGACCAAcctgaaggagaggaaggag GACAAGTGCTACCAGTACTGGCCTGACCAGGGCTGCTGGACCTACGGGAACGTCCGTGTGGCCGTGGAGGACTTCACCGTCCTGGTGGACTATACCATCCGCAAGTTCTGTGTGCAATAT CAGGGTAATGACAGCTCCAAGACCCCACGGCTGGTCACCCAGCTGCACTTCACCAGCTGGCCCGACTTCGGGGTCCCCTTCTCCCCCATCGGCATGCTCAAGTTCCTGAAGAAGGTGAAGACGGTGAACCCCTCCTTCGCCGGCCCCATCGCCGTCCACTGCAG tGCCGGAGTGGGCCGGACGGGGACCTTCATCGTGATCGACGCCATGATCGACATGACGCACGCCGAACAGAAGGTCGACGTCTTCGGCTTCGTCACCAAGATCCGGGAGCAGCGCTCCCAGCTGGTCCAGACCGAC ATGCAGTACTCGTTCATCTACCAGGCCCTGCTGGAGTACTTCCTGTACGGAGACACGGAGCTGGACGTGTCATCCCTGGAGGGCCACCTGCTGAGGCTGCACAACACCCACGCCCCCCTGGACCGCgtgggcctggaggaggagttCAGG AAACTGACCAACATGCGGATCATGAAGGAGAACATGAGAACAGGGAACCTTCCAGCCAACATGAAGAAGAACCGGGTTCTGCAGATCATTCCCT ACGACTTCAACCGCGTGATTCTGTCGATGCGCCGGGGCCAGGAGTTCACCGACTACATCAACGCCTCCTTCATCGAC ggctACCGGCAGAAGGACTACTTCATCGCCACCCAGGGCCCGCTGGCCCACACAGTGCAGGACTTCTGGAGGATGGCCTGGGAGTGGAAGTGTCACTCCATCGTCATGCTCACCGAGCTCCAGGAGAGGGAGCAG gacaaGTGTCTGAAGTACTGGCCCTCGGAGGAGTCGGTGACCTACGGCGACTACACGGTGGAGATCAAGGCCGACACGCTGTGTGACGCCTTCAGCCTCAAGGACCTGGTACTCACCTACGGCCCG GAGAAGCAGACGCGGACCATCAGACACTTCCACTTCCACGGCTGGCCCGAGATCGGCATCCCGGCCGACGGCAAGGGAATGATCGACATCATCGCCGCCgtgcagcggcagcagcagcagtccggGAATAACCCCATCGTGGTGCACTGCAG TGCGGGTGCTGGTAGGACAGGTACGTTCATTGCGCTCAGCAACATCCTGGAGCGGGTGAAGGCGGAGGGCCTGCTGGACGTCTTCCAGACGGTGAAGAGTTTGCGCATGCAGAGGCCTCACATGGTCCAGACCGTG gAACAGTACGACTTCTGCTACCGGGTGGTACAAGACTTTGTTGACATCTTCTCAGACTATGCCAATTTTAAATAA
- the LOC115530886 gene encoding receptor-type tyrosine-protein phosphatase epsilon isoform X2: MIPVLFLMATTVMSNNSTTGNNTSAPTLSPTTKTPTTQTITIVVVLCLLLLLIGALLAWYFLRGRNQRKAAVTTVVKKVPNGFLEEQEGQTVVLLASPPAPAAVYHPIPVERLEDEYRLRSADDGKLFREEYNSLPGISTQGTCEEANKETNKEKNRYPNILPFDHSRVLLTQQEGDPCSDYVNASYINGYTEENKFIAAQGPKEDTVVDFWRMIWEQKVATVVMLTNLKERKEDKCYQYWPDQGCWTYGNVRVAVEDFTVLVDYTIRKFCVQYQGNDSSKTPRLVTQLHFTSWPDFGVPFSPIGMLKFLKKVKTVNPSFAGPIAVHCSAGVGRTGTFIVIDAMIDMTHAEQKVDVFGFVTKIREQRSQLVQTDMQYSFIYQALLEYFLYGDTELDVSSLEGHLLRLHNTHAPLDRVGLEEEFRKLTNMRIMKENMRTGNLPANMKKNRVLQIIPYDFNRVILSMRRGQEFTDYINASFIDGYRQKDYFIATQGPLAHTVQDFWRMAWEWKCHSIVMLTELQEREQDKCLKYWPSEESVTYGDYTVEIKADTLCDAFSLKDLVLTYGPEKQTRTIRHFHFHGWPEIGIPADGKGMIDIIAAVQRQQQQSGNNPIVVHCSAGAGRTGTFIALSNILERVKAEGLLDVFQTVKSLRMQRPHMVQTVEQYDFCYRVVQDFVDIFSDYANFK, encoded by the exons ATGATCCCAGTTTTATTTTTGATGGCAACCACGGTAATGTCCAATAACTCAACCACTGGAAACAATACATCAG cACCGACCCTGAGTCCGACCACCAaaacccccaccacccagaCGATCACCATAGTGGTGGTGctctgcctgctgctgctgctgatcggTGCCCTGTTGGCATGGTACTTCCTCAG GGGAAGAAACCAGCGAAAAGCAGCAGTCACCACGGTCGTCAAGAAGGTACCCAATGGATTTCTGGAAGAACAAG AAGGACAGACGGTGGTGCTGCTAGCCAGCCCGCCCGCCCCGGCCGCCGTGTACCACCCCATCCCCGTTGAGCGGCTGGAGGACGAGTACCGGCTGCGCTCCGCCGACGACGGCAAGCTGTTCCGCGAGGAGTACAAC TCGTTGCCGGGGATCTCCACCCAGGGAACCTGTGAGGAGGCCAACAAGGAGACCAACAAGGAGAAGAACCGATACCCCAACATCCTTCCCT TCGACCACTCCAGAGTGTTGCTGACCCAGCAGGAAGGAGATCCCTGTTCGGACTATGTCAACGCCTCGTACATTAAT GGCTACACAGAGGAGAACAAATTCATTGCTGCACAAG GACCCAAGGAGGACACTGTGGTGGACTTCTGGAGGATGATCTGGGAGCAGAAGGTGGCCACCGTGGTCATGCTGACCAAcctgaaggagaggaaggag GACAAGTGCTACCAGTACTGGCCTGACCAGGGCTGCTGGACCTACGGGAACGTCCGTGTGGCCGTGGAGGACTTCACCGTCCTGGTGGACTATACCATCCGCAAGTTCTGTGTGCAATAT CAGGGTAATGACAGCTCCAAGACCCCACGGCTGGTCACCCAGCTGCACTTCACCAGCTGGCCCGACTTCGGGGTCCCCTTCTCCCCCATCGGCATGCTCAAGTTCCTGAAGAAGGTGAAGACGGTGAACCCCTCCTTCGCCGGCCCCATCGCCGTCCACTGCAG tGCCGGAGTGGGCCGGACGGGGACCTTCATCGTGATCGACGCCATGATCGACATGACGCACGCCGAACAGAAGGTCGACGTCTTCGGCTTCGTCACCAAGATCCGGGAGCAGCGCTCCCAGCTGGTCCAGACCGAC ATGCAGTACTCGTTCATCTACCAGGCCCTGCTGGAGTACTTCCTGTACGGAGACACGGAGCTGGACGTGTCATCCCTGGAGGGCCACCTGCTGAGGCTGCACAACACCCACGCCCCCCTGGACCGCgtgggcctggaggaggagttCAGG AAACTGACCAACATGCGGATCATGAAGGAGAACATGAGAACAGGGAACCTTCCAGCCAACATGAAGAAGAACCGGGTTCTGCAGATCATTCCCT ACGACTTCAACCGCGTGATTCTGTCGATGCGCCGGGGCCAGGAGTTCACCGACTACATCAACGCCTCCTTCATCGAC ggctACCGGCAGAAGGACTACTTCATCGCCACCCAGGGCCCGCTGGCCCACACAGTGCAGGACTTCTGGAGGATGGCCTGGGAGTGGAAGTGTCACTCCATCGTCATGCTCACCGAGCTCCAGGAGAGGGAGCAG gacaaGTGTCTGAAGTACTGGCCCTCGGAGGAGTCGGTGACCTACGGCGACTACACGGTGGAGATCAAGGCCGACACGCTGTGTGACGCCTTCAGCCTCAAGGACCTGGTACTCACCTACGGCCCG GAGAAGCAGACGCGGACCATCAGACACTTCCACTTCCACGGCTGGCCCGAGATCGGCATCCCGGCCGACGGCAAGGGAATGATCGACATCATCGCCGCCgtgcagcggcagcagcagcagtccggGAATAACCCCATCGTGGTGCACTGCAG TGCGGGTGCTGGTAGGACAGGTACGTTCATTGCGCTCAGCAACATCCTGGAGCGGGTGAAGGCGGAGGGCCTGCTGGACGTCTTCCAGACGGTGAAGAGTTTGCGCATGCAGAGGCCTCACATGGTCCAGACCGTG gAACAGTACGACTTCTGCTACCGGGTGGTACAAGACTTTGTTGACATCTTCTCAGACTATGCCAATTTTAAATAA